Below is a genomic region from Prevotella melaninogenica.
AAAGTTACAAAAATATAATGAGATTACCAACTTTTTACAGACATTTCTTATCCCGAGTTCAGGTTATTAGGTGTTTTCCGTCTTTTTAGGAGTAGTTTTCAATGAAATTATGTAAGTTTTTTTTCAAGTCTTTATTGTTGTTTTTGCGGTGTTAAGCTGGAGCAGTTTTTAGTGTGAAAGGGTGGGCGAGATCGTTTGTTGGTAGTGTTTAGGATAGCTTGGGATAGCAAAAAAAACAGGTCTTTTCGTTAAATGTGCGTACGTTTATCATACCACTTTAACGAAAGGACCTGAAAAGATGAGCCTTTTGTTAGCTTATTATGCTTCTGCAGCCTTTAGATATTGGTCGTAAAGCCACTGCTTTTGCTCGGCAATAGTGAGCTGACTGTTGTCGAGTTCGAGGGCATCATCAGCTTTGCGAAGCGGTGATGTCTCACGATGAGAGTCGATGTAGTCACGCTCCTGCACATTCTTAAGGATGTCGGCAAAGTCTGCTTCCATTCCCTTCGCCTTCAACTCGTCGTAACGACGCTGCGCACGTACCTCTGCTGAAGCGGTAACGAAGATTTTAAGTTCGGCATTCGGGAATACCACCGTACCGATGTCACGACCGTCCATAACGATACCTTTCTCTGCTCCCATGCGTTGCTGCTGTTCAACGAGAGCCTTACGCACAAAGGCGAGTGTGGCGATAGGGCTAACATGAGACGACACCTCCATTGTACGGATTTCGTTCTCAACATTCTCACCATTGAGGTAAGTGTCTGGGCGCCCTGTCTCTTTATTGAGTTGGAAACTGATGTTGATATCCTTCATCTGTGCCTGTAACTCCTCTTCACGGATAGTTCCGTCTGCATTGAAGAGGTTATGACGTAGCGCATAGAGTGTCACGGAGCGATACATAGCACCCGTATCTACATAGATATAGCCAATCTCTTTGGCAAGGTCTTTTGCCATTGTGCTCTTTCCACATGATGAAAAGCCGTCGATGGCGATAGTTATTTTCTTCATATCATTTTAAATTCATAATTCAAAATTCACAATTCATAATTATGATTACTGCTATAATTCATAATTTAGAATTCACAATGCATAATTATGATTACCGTTATAATTCATAATTTATAATTCATAATGCATAATTATGATTTCCGTAAGTTGCTGTGTTTATTGATATACGCAGTTTGTTAATTCATTATCACCCATAACTTAACAATTCATCAACACCCAACATTTAACACCCAACACCCAATAAACAATTCATCAACACCTAACACCTAACACCCAACACCGAATACCCTACATACATTCTCATTCGTACGTCGGGCAAACTCTGCCTCATCAACACCATAGCTGGCGGCAAGGGTGCGCATTACTTCTACGATGAAAGCACTCTCGTTACGCTTACCACGATGAGGAACAGGAGCCATGTAGGGGCTGTCGGTCTCAAGAACGATGCGGTCAAGGGGTACTGCTGCAGGGAGATCTTCGCGCAGATGACTGCTCTTAAAGGTTGATACACCACCCACACCAAGCACGAATCGGTCGAAACGAAGGAATGCCTCTGCCTCCTTCTGATTACCAGTAAAACAGTGGAAGACACCACCCGGCAATTCCTTTTCGTATGGTCGCATGATATGTAGCATCTCGTTCTGTGCCTTACGACAGTGAATCATCAGCGGAAGACGTGTCTCAACGCTCCATTTTACAGCCTCCTCAAAGGCAGCAAGCTGCTGTTTCTCGTATTCACGTGTCCAATAAAAATCGAGTCCTACCTCACCAATCGCAATCACTGTCTCACCCGGTTTGGCTGTTCCCTCTGCCTTCTGTCGAAGCGATAGTAGGATTCGTTCGTGCATAGCGTCCAACACTTCACGCCAATCATCGCGCACCTCCTCAGGCTGCAGTCCAATCATCGGATAGCAGGTGTCAGGAAACTGTCGGCAAACAGCCAATACAGTATCCACTGATTTGAGGTCGATAGCAGGTAGGAATATCTTTCCTACACCTGCCTTGTGGGCACGACTGATAACCTCTGGGAGGTCGTCAGCAAAGTCTTCTACATCTAAATGGGCGTGGGTGTCTATTATCATTGGGTGGTGAGTGTTGGGTGTTGGGTGTTGAATATTGGGTGATGGGTGTTAAATGTTGGGTGTTGACGAAGTGTTTATTGGGTGATAGGTGTTAAATGTTGGGTGTTGATGAATTGTTTATAGGGTGTTGATTCTCTACGACTCTTTTCCCCCAGTCTCCCCAGCCTTTCCTATTTGGGCTCCCCTCCTTTACTTCCCTTCGGTCAGTGACCGTTGGTTCGGAGGGGTCGGGGGAGGCTTCACCACTTCCTATGCAGCATCTTCTGTGCATACGCTAACAGTTCTGCCTTCCGTTCATCAGGTAGGTTTACTGCCGCAATATATTTGTTTGCTTCATCAAAATAATAGTTGATGCGCTCAATAGCCAGCTTGTCAACGCCGATACTATTATACAACTCAGTGACAGCGGCAACCTTCTCCTCGTGATTGAAGTTCTCACAACCAATCCACTTCTCCAACTCCTTACGTTGACGAGCATTCGCCTTGTTGAAAGCATTGATGAGCATGTAGGTCTTTTTGTTGCAAATAATATCGCCACCTATCTTCTTGCCAAATACCTTTGGGTCGCCATAGACGTCAAGATAATCGTCTTGCAGTTGGAAAGCAAGACCAATCTGCTCGCCAAACTTGTAGAGGTTCTCCACATCTTCAGCAGGAGCATCGGCAAGGATAGCACCAATCTTCATCGCACAAGCCAACAGAACACTGGTCTTCAGACGAATCATCTCGATGTATTCTTCCTCCTTTACGTCATTACGATTCTCAAACTCCATGTCGTACTGCTGACCCTCTCCAATCTCAAGTGCCGTAACGGTGAAGAGACGAAGCACTTCACTGAGGTGTCTGCTGTCGCACTGAGCCATTCTTTCGAAAGCTAAAACGAGCATAGAGTCACCCGAGAGGATAGCCGTATTGGCATCCCAACGCACATGAACAGTCTGCTGTCCGCGGCGAAGCGGAGCATCATCCATCAAGTCATCGTGCAAGAGTGTATAGTTGTGATAGGTCTCAAGGGCGCAAGCCGGTGAGAGAATCGTCTCTGGGTCGTCCTTAAAAAGATTGTAAGAAAGCAGCATCAGCGTAGGACGGATACGCTTTCCTCCCAATGAGAGGACGTATTTTATCGGTTCGTACAAGCTTTGTGGCTTGCGATCATAAGTAAGGTTGTTTATATACTCGTTTACTTTACTCAGAATTTCATCAGCAGTGTACATATAGAGTTGGAGTTAAAAGTTATTTTCAAAATCAGCATTGAAGACTTTTTGACGGGTCAAAAGTCTTATGCAAGTTGGAAGACAAACGGAATCTCTATCAGCGAACGGCATGGTTTATTCTTCTCAATGCCTGGCTTCCACTTACCCATTGTCTTGAGAACGCGTAGGACTTCGTCGTTGAGGACAGGCACCTTACCACTCTTGATTCTGACATCATCAACCGTACCATCGGCATTGATGATGAAAGTAATATTCACCGTTCCCTGCAGTTTGTTCTCCTTTGCTGCAGCAGGGTATTGCAATGTCTTTGTAAGCCACTTCATAAACTCCACCCATCCGCCTGGTGGTGTTGGTGTCTCAGAGAGGATGCGCTTGCTAACCTTGTCGTCATAGCGTTCTACAACCTTGTCGGAATTGTCATCTGTCATCTTTTCCATCTCCTTCTTAGCCTCTTCTTTTATCTTCGGAGGTTCAGGAGTAGTAGTTACCATTGGCATAACAATCGGTTCGTTACTTACCTGTGGAGCACCCGTCTTCTTATCGTTCGAGTTCATACTTCCTGCATCGTGAGGCGTAACCTTATTCGGAATATCACGGCGTTTAAGGTTGAGCAGGTCCTCCATCGTAGGTTTCTTGTCTTCTTGTGTCTTGGCAAGATCCTGCTGGTCAATGGCAGGCAGCATGTCCATATCGTGGAGCGTGACATTCTTGATGGCTTTAGTATTAGCCGAATCGTCGTCACTCCCCGTTGCATTATACTCCATGGCAACAAAGAAGAAAGACAGTGCAACGATGATTCCCAAGAGGAAACCAATCCACCGCTTATTCTCTAAATCTGCTCTATTTGACTTCTTTATTTCCAAGATAAGATATACTAAACACCTTTTTCTGCCGTTATACAATCCATAATGGGCACAAAAACGCCTCATTATAAGTTGCAACGACAAAAGTAATAAGATATTCGGAAAAAGATGTAACTTTGCCGAGAAATTAATTTAGATTAAATGAAAAAAATCGTTTTCACCCTCCTGTTAGCCCTTTTTGCGGTTGTTATACGAGCGCAGGAGAGTCAAACTGAATACAACTTTCTACGTCTTCCAGTGAGTGCGCATGCTGCTGCATTGGGCGGAGAGAATATTACTATCATTGAAGACGACCCCTCACTGATGTTCTCTAACCCTGCTTTGGCGTCTTCCGTAAGCGATAAAACCGTAGGACTTAGTTACATGAATTATATGCGTGGAGCTCATTATATGGGGGCTTCTTATACCAAGGCATTGGGTGAGAAGGCTACGTTGGCTGGTGGAGTACAGTATATGAACTACGGAAAGATGAAGGAGGTCGATGCGAACAACGTACAGACAGGTACTTTCAATGCCAGCGAAATCGCTGTTGAAGGTATCTTTGCCTACGAGTTGGCACGTAACCTGATGGGTGGTATAACGGCAAAATTCATCACTTCTTACATTGGTAATTACAACTCTATGGCGGTGGGTGTTGACCTTGGTCTCAACTGGTATGAGCCTGAAAGACAGTGGTCGGTATCGTTGGTTGCCAAGAACCTCGGTGGACAGATTAAGGCATACGAAGAGGAGTATGGTAAGATGCCGATTGATGTGCAGGTGGGTGTGAGCAAGACTTTCGCTGCCCTCCCTGTCAGAGTGTCTGCCACGCTCGTCGATCTTACGCAGTACCACTATCGTTTTATCAATCACCTCAACCTCGGAGCAGAAGTCTTACTGTCTGAAAGTATTTGGGTTGGTGGTGGTTATAACTTCCGTAAGGCAGACGAGATGACCATCGGTAAAGCTGATAATGCCAGTGCGCATGGTGCTGGATTTAGTGTCGGAGCTGGTATCAACCTTGAACAATTCAAACTCAACCTTGCTTACGGTAAGTATCATGCTGCCAGTAACTCGATATTGGTCAACTTGGCGTACTCCTTTTAGAAGGCAAAGATAATTCAGAATTCATAATTCAAAATTCATAATTATGATTACTACTATAATTCATAATTTATAATTCAAATTCATAATTATGATTACCATATTAGCTTTGAACTTTGAGCTTTATGATATGTGCAAACTCTATCTCACTTTTACCGACTACGAATTTCGCTAATTATGCGAATCCTTATTACAAAAGATTTCGTGTCATTTGCGTAATTCGTAGTTGACGAGATAACACGTTACTTGTAGCGATAAACCACAGTTAACATTAGTGTTTATAATTATGAATTCTGGATTATGAATTCTGAATTATTACAGCGTCTATTCTTTCTTCTTATCACATGAACAACATGCCCACTTGGAAGACCACAGCACTAACGATCCAGGCTAATGCCGTAGTGTAACCTGCAGCAAAGAGAGCCCAACCCCAACTACCTGTTTCGCCTTTAATAGCTGCTATCGTGGCTACACAAGGGAAGTAAAGCAGTACAAAGAGGAGGAACGAGAAGGCAGTCAGCGTGGCAATAGGCTCTGCTTCCTTGTTGCTAATGTGATGCATAGTTGCTACATCCTTTGTAATCAGATTATGTAGCTTTGAGTATTTACCTGTCTCACTACTATAACCGCTGTCGTCAGAGAAGCTATCATCATTAGAATAGAGTACGCCCATTGTTGATGCAACAATCTCTTTTGCACCCATACCAGACAATAAACCAACATCCAATTTCCAATTGAAACCCTGTGGACGGAACACTGGCTCAACGGCTTTACCGATTCGTCCGATATAGCTTTGTTCCTGTCGTGCTTGATTATCCATGTTCGGATCGTCTGGAAGAGGGAAGTAGCCTAAAGCCCATACGATGATAGAAGCAACAAGGATAATACCTCCCATCTTTTTAAGATACTGCTTACCTTTCTCCCATGTATGGCGACCAATCGCCTTCCATGTTGGGAAACGGTAAGGTGGTAGCTCCATCACAAATGGCGTATCCTCACCTTTGACCACAAAGGCTGAGAACAAACGACTCACCGCCACTGCCATCAACACACCTATTATATATAAGGAGAGCATAGCAAGCGAACGATATTTCAATGCAAAGAACGACCCCGTAATCATTACGTAGATAGGTAGACGAGCTGAACAACTCATCAATGGGAGAATCAACATGGTTATCAATCTACTCCTCCGACTCTCAATCGTACGTGTTGCCATCACCGCTGGCACATTACAACCGAAGCCCATGATAAGTGGGATAAACGACTTTCCATGCAGTCCCATTTGTGCATCAGTCGGTCCATGATGAAGGCAGCACGTGACATATAGCCGCAATCCTCCATATAGGAGATAAAGAAGTAAAGTATCAATATCTGAGGGAGGAATACGATAACAGCTCCTACACCACCGATAATACCATCAACGATCATATCTTTTACTGGTCCAGCAGGCATATTCGTAGAAATGAACTCGCCTAACCAACCCACACCAGCCTCTATCCAATCCATTGGATACTGACCAATGACGAAGGTTGCCGTGAACATCACCAACAAAACAAGGAAAAAGATTGGGAAACCAAAGTATTTGTTTGTCAATACATGGTCGATGACATGGGTGGTCTGATAGGTGTCTTTCTTATCACCTGTCGAGAAGTTTGCTTCTTTCAGCGCACCATTAATAAAACCATACTTGGCATCCATGATGGCTGTTTCGCTATCATTACCTGTCTCTTCCTTTACACGAGCAGCTGCTGTATCACGATGATTGAATATCTCAATCGAATCACCTAACGGACTAACGAGTTGCTCTACGTCCTTGTCATGCTCTAACAGTTTGATGGCAAGATAACGGGTAGAATAGCGATGGCAGAGTTCAGGGTATTTCTTCAAATGCTCCTGCATCTCCTTAATACCATTCTCTATCTCATGTCCGTGGTTGATATGGATATGGCGGAACTGCAACGACTCGTCTTCTTTCCCTTCGTAAACGGCAATAATCTGGCGGAAGAGTTCCTTCACACCTCTGCCAGTGGTGAACACTGTTGGTATCATCGGCACTCCGAAGAGTTCAGAAAGCTTTTGTTCATCAATATGGTCACCACGCTGTTCTGTCTCATCAAACATGTTTAGCGCACAAACCATACGTATGTGCATATCTATCAACTGGGTTGTAAGATAGAGGTTGCGCTCAAGGTTAGACGAGTCTATCACATTGATGACTACGTCTGGAGTCTTGTCAACCAACTGCTTACGCACATAGAGTTCTTCAGGACTATAGGCTGAAAGGCTATAGGTACCGGGGAGGTCAACAAGGTTAAACACATAACCATCAAACTCGGCATGACCTACCTTCGCATCAACCGTCACACCCGAATAATTACCTACTCGTTCGTGTGCTCCCGATGCAAAGTTGAAAAGCGATGTCTTACCACAATTAGGGTTACCGACAAGTGCCACATTGATTGTATGGCTCTTATGGCGCACTGCATCTGATAGTTTTTCGGGCGTTAGTTCCTTGTCCGTGCTGTCGTATGCGGTTGAATCCTGCACAACCTGATTGTCTTCCTGCTCCTCCTCATTCCCCAAAAGTGAGTCTTCACATCCGACAATACCTCAATCTGGTCAGCCTCGCTATGACGAAGACTAACCTCATAACCCATAATCTTATATTTAACGGGGTCTTGCAAGGGTGCATTGAGCAATACCTCAACGGTCTTACCCTTGATAAATCCCATCTCTATGATTCGTTTACGAAAACCACCGTGTCCCGATACCTTTACGATAACACCAGTTTCTCCAGTCTTTAATTCTGATAGTTTCATATTATTTATAATTCATAATTCATAATTCAAAATTCATAATTATGATTACTACTATAATTCATAATGCATAATTCAAAATCCATAATTATGATTACTACTGTTTACTCTATTTATTGCTGCACGCAACTTGTTTACTTGTCAACTTGTTCACTTGTCCACTTGCCAACTTGTTAAAGTTCCTTTGTTCCTTTGTCTTCTTCTCAAGCAACTCGTTCACTCGTCAACTTTTCAAAGTTCCTTTGTCTTCTTCTCAAGCAACTCGTTCACTTGTCTACTCGTCAACTCGTCTACTTTTCAAAGTTCCTTTGTCTTCTTCTCAAGCAACTCGTTCACTTGTCTACTCGTCAACTCGTCTACATCGTAAGAAACAAAGGTAATGAAAAAAACAGAATAGAAAATGTTTATATAGTAAATACCTAATAATGGGGATAGGTAACGGCATGAAAAAAGGTTATAACAGGTATATTTCTTCATGTAATAATAACAATACACTTGTCAGAGGAATGAGGTAATAAAAGCTTCCTTACACAAAGAGATACTATTACCAAACCTACAAGAATAGTTTTGTTTTAGTTTGCTGTCACTTTTAACACTTTGTGTAACAATACTGTAAATTAATGAGTTAAGTGGTGATTGCGGCTGACAGAAGTGACAGCAAGTCTGAAAATCAGAGAAGACGAGATGCCTGCTATCAATTTATAAACAAGGCGTTTATCCTCAAAGTTATTAGGAAACTGTACGTTATACCTCCGTCGCTCTTTGTTTTATTGTCCTCTCCGTGCCATTTCCTTATCTCCGTTCCCTCCGTTCCTCCGTGTGCCTTATTATGTAAGTTTGTAAATAAAATTCATAACCTTAAAAATTAAAGAGTATCTTTTAGACTTGAATTAACGCCCTTTTGGCTTGCAAAAGATGCCCTTTAAGAGCCTTAGTAACGCCCTTTTGAAGTCCAATTAAGCACCTTTTACTTTGTTGTTCTGTAACTTATTGATTATTATAGATTTGTGAGGGTGATGAGAAATACTGTTTTTTGTGTGAAAAGAGGTGTTTTGTAGGGTTAATATGTAAATATATTTTTAAGTCTGTAAACGGTAAAATACTATCTTTATTATCTCTTTAAAAACGAATACTAACTCATCCTTTGTAAATGATTCTTTGGTTTTTGTATATGTAAAGATAAGAATGTTGCATAAATAATCGTTGAAAGTCAATACCATACATATGGTATTTTTCATCGCTTTCGATAAACTTTTGGGGATATTGTTAGGATGGAATGGGAAATTATCCCTATCTTTGTAATGAATTAAAGGTATTGCCGCAGTGCTATTCTCCATATAGCCACGCTTATATAATAAGGTAGGGCGACATAGCACCGTAGGTAAAACGTATAAATATAAAAGATTGTAAGATATGAAATGTTTAGAATTACTATTCCCAAAAGCTGAGAGTACAAAGGCATCACTTATTTTATTGGCATCACGCCTTGTGTTCGGATTGACATTTGCGAGCCACGGACTCGACAAGTTACAGCACTTCACAGAAACGGCAACACACTTCCCTGCACCCTTCGGTATGAGTGGTGAGGTGGCAGTAGGATTGAGTATTTTCGGTGAGTTAGTATGCGGTTTGGCATTCGTTTTTGGTTTCCTCACACGTTTAGCACTCTTACCAATGATTTTCACCATGATAGTTGCTTTCACAACTGTGTTTGGTGGATCGATCAGTGCAGGTGAATTACCTTTCCTCTATCTTGTCATCTTCGTTCTCTCATGGTTTGCTGGTGCTGGCAAATTCTCTGTTGATGGCATCATTAGAAGCAAGATAAGTCGTGATAATTCATAATTCATAATTCAAAATTCATAATTATGAACACCATTATTAGCTTTGAGCTTTGAACTTTGAGCTTTGAACTTTATGATATGTGCAAACTCTATCTCACTTTTACTGACTACGAATTTCGCTAATGATTATTGCAATGTAATTCGTGTCATTTGCGTAATTCGTAGTTGGAGAGATAATACGTTACTGTAGCAATAAACCACAGTTAACATTAGTGTTCATAATTCTGAATTGTGAATTATGAATTTTGAATTACCAGCATTCAATATCTTTTGCTATATCGGGCATTGTCTCTCGTTTGAAGACAGGACTCTTCACGCCTGCGCGCTTCTGTTGACGATAATCATCGAGTAGGCGGAAGGCATATTTACCAAGTGTTAAGATAGCAACGAGGTTACAAATAGTGATGAGTGCCATGAAGAAATCACCAATACTCCATACAAGGTCGAGGCTGGCAATGGCACCAAACATCACCATTACACCACCTGTTATCACACGCAAAGCGAGAATGGCTGAAGGCTTTTGAGTAAGGAATCGTACGTTTGCCTCACCATAATAATAGTTTCCGATAATACTACTAAAAGCAAAGAAGAAGATGGCTATCGCTATAAAGATTGGACCAGCTGTACCCACTTCGCTCTCTAAAGCAACCTGAGTAAGGAGAATTCCTGAGTCGGAATTGTTGACATAAAGTCCACTGATGATAATGATAAAAGCCGTACAGCTACAAACGAGGAGCGTATCTGTGAATACACCGAGCGACTGGATGAGTCCTTGTTTCACGGGATGAGTAGTAGATGCGGTCGCTGCAATATTTGGAGCAGAACCCTCACCCGCCTCATTACTGAATAGTCCACGCTTAATACCGTTCATCATCGTAGCACCTAAGCTGCCACCTGCTACCTGTTCAAAGCCAAAAGCGTTCTCAATGATAAGGCGGAAGACGTGTGGAATGAGTTGAATATTCATTACAATAATGACTAAGGCAAGGAGCACGTAACCCACTGCCATCAGCGGAACG
It encodes:
- a CDS encoding DoxX family protein, with the translated sequence MKCLELLFPKAESTKASLILLASRLVFGLTFASHGLDKLQHFTETATHFPAPFGMSGEVAVGLSIFGELVCGLAFVFGFLTRLALLPMIFTMIVAFTTVFGGSISAGELPFLYLVIFVLSWFAGAGKFSVDGIIRSKISRDNS
- a CDS encoding TatD family hydrolase codes for the protein MIIDTHAHLDVEDFADDLPEVISRAHKAGVGKIFLPAIDLKSVDTVLAVCRQFPDTCYPMIGLQPEEVRDDWREVLDAMHERILLSLRQKAEGTAKPGETVIAIGEVGLDFYWTREYEKQQLAAFEEAVKWSVETRLPLMIHCRKAQNEMLHIMRPYEKELPGGVFHCFTGNQKEAEAFLRFDRFVLGVGGVSTFKSSHLREDLPAAVPLDRIVLETDSPYMAPVPHRGKRNESAFIVEVMRTLAASYGVDEAEFARRTNENVCRVFGVGC
- the cmk gene encoding (d)CMP kinase — its product is MKKITIAIDGFSSCGKSTMAKDLAKEIGYIYVDTGAMYRSVTLYALRHNLFNADGTIREEELQAQMKDINISFQLNKETGRPDTYLNGENVENEIRTMEVSSHVSPIATLAFVRKALVEQQQRMGAEKGIVMDGRDIGTVVFPNAELKIFVTASAEVRAQRRYDELKAKGMEADFADILKNVQERDYIDSHRETSPLRKADDALELDNSQLTIAEQKQWLYDQYLKAAEA
- a CDS encoding polyprenyl synthetase family protein, translated to MYTADEILSKVNEYINNLTYDRKPQSLYEPIKYVLSLGGKRIRPTLMLLSYNLFKDDPETILSPACALETYHNYTLLHDDLMDDAPLRRGQQTVHVRWDANTAILSGDSMLVLAFERMAQCDSRHLSEVLRLFTVTALEIGEGQQYDMEFENRNDVKEEEYIEMIRLKTSVLLACAMKIGAILADAPAEDVENLYKFGEQIGLAFQLQDDYLDVYGDPKVFGKKIGGDIICNKKTYMLINAFNKANARQRKELEKWIGCENFNHEEKVAAVTELYNSIGVDKLAIERINYYFDEANKYIAAVNLPDERKAELLAYAQKMLHRKW
- the porQ gene encoding type IX secretion system protein PorQ — protein: MKKIVFTLLLALFAVVIRAQESQTEYNFLRLPVSAHAAALGGENITIIEDDPSLMFSNPALASSVSDKTVGLSYMNYMRGAHYMGASYTKALGEKATLAGGVQYMNYGKMKEVDANNVQTGTFNASEIAVEGIFAYELARNLMGGITAKFITSYIGNYNSMAVGVDLGLNWYEPERQWSVSLVAKNLGGQIKAYEEEYGKMPIDVQVGVSKTFAALPVRVSATLVDLTQYHYRFINHLNLGAEVLLSESIWVGGGYNFRKADEMTIGKADNASAHGAGFSVGAGINLEQFKLNLAYGKYHAASNSILVNLAYSF
- a CDS encoding alanine/glycine:cation symporter family protein, coding for MIELFSADGWLNQAIVSVNYFAWTYILVAGLVICALWFTWRTRFVQFRMIGEMVRLLGESTGTHDEGEKHVSSFQAFAVSIASRVGTGNLAGVASAIAIGGPGAVFWMWVIALLGSATAFIESTLAQLYKRHHADSFIGGPAYYILHGMHCKWMAKLFAVLITMTFCMAYISIQSNTICGAMQKAFSIDPTWMGAALAILSLAIVFGGIQRIAKVSSILVPLMAVGYVLLALVIIVMNIQLIPHVFRLIIENAFGFEQVAGGSLGATMMNGIKRGLFSNEAGEGSAPNIAATASTTHPVKQGLIQSLGVFTDTLLVCSCTAFIIIISGLYVNNSDSGILLTQVALESEVGTAGPIFIAIAIFFFAFSSIIGNYYYGEANVRFLTQKPSAILALRVITGGVMVMFGAIASLDLVWSIGDFFMALITICNLVAILTLGKYAFRLLDDYRQQKRAGVKSPVFKRETMPDIAKDIECW
- a CDS encoding energy transducer TonB, whose product is MEIKKSNRADLENKRWIGFLLGIIVALSFFFVAMEYNATGSDDDSANTKAIKNVTLHDMDMLPAIDQQDLAKTQEDKKPTMEDLLNLKRRDIPNKVTPHDAGSMNSNDKKTGAPQVSNEPIVMPMVTTTPEPPKIKEEAKKEMEKMTDDNSDKVVERYDDKVSKRILSETPTPPGGWVEFMKWLTKTLQYPAAAKENKLQGTVNITFIINADGTVDDVRIKSGKVPVLNDEVLRVLKTMGKWKPGIEKNKPCRSLIEIPFVFQLA